In one Alnus glutinosa chromosome 14, dhAlnGlut1.1, whole genome shotgun sequence genomic region, the following are encoded:
- the LOC133856697 gene encoding uncharacterized protein LOC133856697 yields the protein MTVTRSSNQSDFQYDPKIERTLCRLRREARRNSEENDLALDFLFASNSDLKEEEIMAGNRTLKELAAPDLNQQPLCITFPTLDATTTFELKSGLIHLLPTFYGLTGEDPHKHLKELHVVCTSMKPTGVTEEQIKLRAFPFSLKDSAKDWLYYLPSRNITTWNEMKRLFLEKYFPASRASNIRKEICGVRQQNGESLHEYWERFKKLCASCPHHQISEQLLIQYFYEGLLPIDRNMIDAASGGALVDKTPEAARNLIANMAANSQQFGTRLDLPSKPINEVSISSLEQQIASLTSLVRQMAVGNMQTVKACGICSIVGHPTNMCPTLQEEPIEQVNAAGGFPGQPQRKYDPYSSTYNPGWRDHPNLSYENSGMSLDDIVRSLATNTLQFQQETRASIQSLENQMGQMATAINKLEAQSSGKLPSQTVLNPRENVSAIVLRSEQEKEKNVVAEGDFPNDDDVPKRKFPPLSEYKPVPPFPQALTESRKYERNSDLYETFRRCELNIPLLDAIKQVPRYAKFLKELCTHKREQKHKRYEKVRVGENVSAVIQRKLPAKCKDPGMFTIPCTIGNMRFEKAMADLGASINVMPYSIYASLKLGPLLKTGVVIQLADRSIAYPKGVVEDVLVQINDLVFPADFYVLDMENGDQTAPILLGRPFLKTSKAKIDVNSGTITMEFDGKIVKFNICDAMKYPDDDNPVYSVDVIDPLAQEVFELDGKDELEVVISKHLEKKKEELASSVDLQETVTVLNDFPKLQQSSNVALPNYNERPLPSVLQAAPDLKTKAFQDKMIFRKEFKIGQKVLLCQSQLHLFPGKLRSRWIGPFVVTNVFPHGAVEIQNLATSKVIKVNGHRLKTFYEGFQVENLVKLDLEDPICTN from the exons atgactGTAACTCGATCTTCTAACCAAAGTGATTTTCAGTACGAtccaaaaatagaaagaacTTTGTGCAGGTTAAGGAGGGAAGCTCGGAGAAATTCTGAAGAAAACGATTTGGCTCTTGACTTCCTATTTGCTAGCAATTCTGATTTAAAAGAGGAGGAAATCATGGCTGGAAATCGAACTTTGAAAGAGCTTGCTGCTCCTGATTTGAATCAACAACCTTTATGCATAACGTTCCCTACTTTAGATGCTACTActacttttgaattaaaatctggACTAATACATCTCTTGCCCACTTTTTATGGCCTTACAGGTGAAGATCCTCACAAGCATTTAAAGGAGCTTCATGTGGTATGCACGAGTATGAAACCCACAGGGGTAACTGAGGAGCAAATTAAATTGAGagcctttccattttctttgaaaGATTCGGCTAAGGATTGGCTCTATTATCTACCCTCCAGGAATATTACCACATGGAACGAGATGAAGAGactgtttttggaaaaatatttcccagctTCAAGGGCATCCAACATTCGAAAAGAAATTTGTGGTGTAAGGCAGCAAAACGGAGAGTCCCTACATGAATACTGGGAACGTTTTAAGAAATTATGTGCAAGCTGCCCCCATCATCAAATTAGTGAGCAACTACTTATCCAATATTTTTATGAGGGCCTTCTACCCATTGATAGGAACATGATTGATGCTGCTAGTGGAGGAGCTTTGGTGGATAAAACTCCCGAGGCCGCaagaaacttgattgcaaatatGGCGGCCAACTCTCAACAATTTGGCACTAGGCTTGACCTTCCATCTAAGCCTATTAATGAGGTAAGTATTTCAtcccttgaacaacaaattgcaAGTCTGACTTCTCTTGTTCGTCAAATGGCTGTAGGTAATATGCAAACGGTGAAGGCTTGTGGAATTTGTTCAATAGTAGGGCATCCAACCAATATGTGCCCAACTCTTCAAGAGGAGCCCATTGAGCAAGTGAATGCAGCAGGTGGTTTTCCTGGACAACCGCAAAGGAAATATGATCCCTATTCGAGCACGTATAACCCAGGATGGAGGGATCACCCCAATCTCAGCTATGAG AATTCTGGTATGTCTTTAGACGATATTGTTAGGTCTCTTGCCACTAACACTTTGCAATTTCAACAGGAGACGAGGGCCAGTATTCAAAGTTTGGAAAATCAGATGGGGCAGATGGCGACCGCAATTAATAAGCTAGAGGCGCAAAGTTCGGGGAAATTACCCTCTCAAACGGTACTAAATCCAAGAGAAAATGTAAGTGCAATCGTTTTGAGAAGTG agcaagaaaaggagaaaaacgtCGTTGCAGAAGGGGATTTTCCCAATGACGATGACGTACCGAAGCGTAAGTTTCCACCTCTTTCTGAGTATAAACCAGTACCTCCTTTTCCTCAGGCTTTAACAGAATCTAGAAAATATGAACGAAATTCAGATTTATATGAGACTTTTCGTAGATGCGAGTTAAATATTCCACTTTTAGATGCTATTAAACAAGTACCTCGTTATGCTAAATTCCTGAAAGAACTGTGCACACATAAGAgggaacaaaaacataaaagatatGAGAAGGTGAGAGTGGGGGAGAATGTTTCTGCagttattcaaagaaaactccCTGCGAAGTGCAAAGATCCAGGTATGTTTACTATCCCTTGTACGATAGGTAACATGAGATTTGAGAAGGCCATGGCAGATTTAGGAGCTTCCATCAATGTAATGCCATATTCTATTTATGCTTCTTTGAAACTTGGGCCTTTGCTTAAAACTGGTGTTGTGATTCAATTGGCTGATAGATCTATTGCCTATCCTAAGGGTGTAGTTGAGGATGTTCTTGTGCAAATCAATGATTTGGTTTTTCCTGCTGATTTCTatgtgcttgatatggaaaatggtGATCAAACTGCTCCTATTTTGTTAGGAAGACCATTCTTGAAGACATCCAAAGCCAAGATAGATGTTAATAGTGGCACAATTACCATGGAATTTGATGGTAAAattgttaagtttaatatttgtgatgccatgaaatatcctgatgatgataatcctgtttattctGTTGATGTGATTGATCCTTTAGCACAGgaagtttttgaacttgatggAAAAGATGAATTGGAAGTTGTCATTAGTAAGCatcttgagaaaaagaaagaagagttaGCCTCGAGTGTTGATTTGCAGGAAACTGTTACAGTGCTGAATGATTTTCCGAAGTTACAACAGTCAAGTAATGTTGCATTACCAAATTATAACGAGAGGCCTTTACCCTCTGTTTTGCAAGCCGCTCCTGATTTGAAGACGAAGGCTTTTCAAGACAAGATGATCTTTAGGAAGGAGtttaaaattggtcaaaaagtccttctATGCCAATCACAGCTTCATTTGTTTCCGGGTAAGTTGCGTTCTCGTTGGATTGGACCTTTTGTTGTTACTAATGTTTTTCCTCATGGTGcagttgaaattcaaaatttagcaACTTCCAAAGTGATCAAGGTGAATGGTCATAGACTTAAGACTTTCTATGAAGGTTTCCAAGTAGAGAATTTGGTGAAATTGGACCTTGAAGATCCAATTTGTACTAATTGA
- the LOC133856883 gene encoding pentatricopeptide repeat-containing protein At4g21300 isoform X1, with amino-acid sequence MKIYARTSPAMFLHTNCNHFNHLRVLYPTVEQALASQFASVLRACSDASVLQQGRQVHAQVILRGISNDCLLGARVLGMYVLCGSFEDAKNTFYKLERRYSLPWNWMIRGFTIMGRFDFALLFYFKMLGFGASPDKYTFPYVIKACNGLNNVSLVKLVNRTIRLMGFELDVFIASSLIKFYAENDCINDARCLFDKMPHKDCVLWNVMLSSYVKNGDPSSALQIFLEMKNSEIRPNSVTFTCILSVCASEAKIGLGTQLHGLVVRYGLELDSPVANTLLAMYSKCRYLFDACKLFDTMPQTDLVTWNGMISGFVQNGFMGEASHLFCEMISVGIKPDSITFASFLPSVTELACVKQGKEIHGYMVRHGVPLDLFVKSALIDIYFKCRNVEMARKIFLQSDTIDVIVCTAMVSGFVLNGMNCDALEIFRWLLKEKMRPNSVTLASVLPACAGLAALKLGKELHCSILKNGLDGRCHVGSAISDMYAKCGRLDLAHHIFGRMSERDTVCWNSMITSCSQNGKPEEAIELFRQMVMEGTRYDCVGISAALSACANLPSLRYGKEIHGVMVKGAFSSDLFAESALIDMYAKCGNLNSARCVFDTMQGKNEVSWNSIISAYGNHGLLKDSLTLFDQMLENKFFPDHVTFLAILSACGHAGEVDIGACYFCSMTEEYGIPARMEHYACMVDLFGRAGRLNEAFEMIKSMPFTPDAGVWGTLLGACRVYGNVELAEVASRHLFELDPQNSGYYVVLSNLHADAGQWGSVLKIRRLMKERQVQKVPGYSWIDINNTTHIFVAADGSHPESAEIYSTLKRLLLELRKEGYVPQPYLPMHSQSIVM; translated from the coding sequence atgaaaattTATGCACGGACATCACCAGCAATGTTCCTGCATACCAACTGCAACCACTTTAATCATCTACGTGTTTTGTACCCAACTGTTGAACAGGCTTTGGCAAGCCAATTTGCGTCAGTCTTGCGAGCTTGTTCTGACGCTTCTGTTCTTCAACAAGGTAGGCAAGTTCACGCCCAGGTCATTCTCAGAGGAATTAGCAACGATTGTCTTTTGGGAGCAAGGGTTTTGGGAATGTACGTTCTTTGTGGCAGCTTTGAAGATGCCAAGAATACGTTCTATAAGCTTGAACGGAGGTATTCTTTGCCTTGGAATTGGATGATTAGAGGGTTTACGATAATGGGTCGGTTTGATTTTGCCTTGTTGTTTTACTTTAAGATGTTGGGTTTTGGTGCTTCTCCCGATAAGTATACTTTTCCTTATGTGATTAAGGCTTGTAATGGTTTGAATAATGTAAGTCTAGTTAAGTTAGTTAACAGAACAATTCGGTTGATGGGTTTTGAGTTGGATGTGTTTATAGCTAGTTCTTTGATCAAATTTTATGCAGAAAATGATTGTATCAATGATGCGCGatgtttgtttgataaaatgccACATAAAGATTGTGTTCTATGGAATGTCATGCTTAGTAGTTATGTGAAAAATGGAGATCCTAGTAGTGCTCTACAAATATTTTTGGAAATGAAAAATAGTGAAATTAGGCCCAATTCGGTGACATTTACTTGTATATTGTCTGTTTGTGCCTCGGAAGCAAAGATTGGTTTGGGTACTCAGCTTCATGGACTGGTTGTTAGGTATGGGTTGGAGTTGGACTCTCCTGTGGCTAACACATTGTTAGCTATGTATTCAAAATGTCGTTATTTGTTTGATGCATGTAAGTTGTTTGATACGATGCCGCAAACTGATTTGGTAACTTGGAATGGCATGATTTCTGGATTTGTACAAAATGGGTTTATGGGCGAGGCTTCACATTTATTTTGCGAGATGATATCTGTTGGTATCAAACCAGACTCGATCACCTTTGCAAGCTTCCTTCCGTCAGTTACTGAATTGGCATGTGTCAAACAAGGTAAGGAAATTCATGGTTATATGGTAAGACATGGTGTGCCTTTGGATCTATTCGTGAAGAGTGCACTTATTGATATATACTTTAAGTGCAGGAATGTGGAGATGGCACGCAAGATTTTCCTCCAAAGCGACACAATTGATGTCATAGTGTGCACAGCTATGGTTTCAGGCTTTGTGCTTAATGGAATGAATTGCGATGCTTTGGAAATTTTCAGGTGGCTGCTCAAAGAGAAGATGAGACCAAATTCTGTTACCCTGGCAAGTGTTCTGCCTGCTTGTGCTGGTTTGGCTGCTCTGAAATTGGGGAAGGAATTGCATTGTAGCATCCTCAAGAATGGGCTTGATGGGAGATGTCATGTGGGAAGTGCAATTTCGGACATGTACGCTAAATGTGGACGATTGGATCTTGCTCATCATATTTTTGGAAGAATGTCAGAAAGGGATACTGTTTGTTGGAACTCAATGATCACAAGCTGTTCCCAGAATGGCAAGCCAGAAGAGGCCATTGAACTTTTTCGTCAAATGGTGATGGAAGGAACCAGGTATGATTGTGTGGGCATATCAGCTGCTCTATCTGCATGTGCCAACTTACCTTCACTCCGTTACGGGAAAGAGATCCATGGTGTCATGGTTAAAGGTGCATTCAGCTCTGATCTTTTTGCTGAGAGTGCACTGATCGACATGTATGCTAAATGTGGAAACTTGAATTCTGCTCGCTGTGTGTTTGACACAATGCAGGGGAAGAATGAAGTTTCATGGAATAGCATAATTTCTGCTTATGGGAACCATGGTCTCCTTAAGGACTCTCTCACTCTATTCGATCaaatgttggaaaacaaattttTTCCTGATCATGTCACCTTTCTTGCTATACTATCTGCTTGTGGTCATGCAGGCGAAGTTGACATTGGAGCTTGCTATTTCTGCTCCATGACTGAGGAATATGGAATACCAGCCCGGATGGAGCATTATGCATGCATGGTAGATTTGTTTGGGCGTGCTGGTAGGTTGAATGAAGCATTTGAAATGATAAAGAGCATGCCATTCACTCCTGATGCCGGTGTTTGGGGGACATTGCTTGGTGCCTGTCGGGTCTATGGTAATGTTGAACTTGCTGAAGTAGCTTCTAGACATCTTTTTGAGTTAGACCCTCAAAATTCTGGCTACTATGTAGTGCTTTCTAATCTACATGCTGATGCTGGACAGTGGGGGAGTGTGCTCAAGATACGTCGTTTGATGAAAGAAAGACAAGTCCAGAAGGTTCCTGGGTACAGCTGGATTGACATCAACAACACAACTCATATTTTTGTTGCTGCAGATGGAAGTCACCCAGAGTCTGCCGAGATCTATTCAACACTGAAGAGGCTTCTGCTAGAGCTAAGAAAAGAGGGTTATGTACCTCAACCTTACCTTCCAATGCACTCACAAAGCATTGTAATGTGA
- the LOC133856883 gene encoding pentatricopeptide repeat-containing protein At4g21300 isoform X2, whose translation MKIYARTSPAMFLHTNCNHFNHLRVLYPTVEQALASQFASVLRACSDASVLQQGRQVHAQVILRGISNDCLLGARVLGMYVLCGSFEDAKNTFYKLERRYSLPWNWMIRGFTIMGRFDFALLFYFKMLGFGASPDKYTFPYVIKACNGLNNVSLVKLVNRTIRLMGFELDVFIASSLIKFYAENDCINDARCLFDKMPHKDCVLWNVMLSSYVKNGDPSSALQIFLEMKNSEIRPNSVTFTCILSVCASEAKIGLGTQLHGLVVRYGLELDSPVANTLLAMYSKCRYLFDACKLFDTMPQTDLVTWNGMISGFVQNGFMGEASHLFCEMISVGIKPDSITFASFLPSVTELACVKQGKEIHGYMVRHGVPLDLFVKSALIDIYFKCRNVEMARKIFLQSDTIDVIVCTAMVSGFVLNGMNCDALEIFRWLLKEKMRPNSVTLASVLPACAGLAALKLGKELHCSILKNGLDGRCHVGSAISDMYAKCGRLDLAHHIFGRMSERDTVCWNSMITSCSQNGKPEEAIELFRQMVMEGTRYDCVGISAALSACANLPSLRYGKEIHGVMVKGAFSSDLFAESALIDMYAKCGNLNSARCVFDTMQGKNEVSWNSIISAYGNHGLLKDSLTLFDQMLENKFFPDHVTFLAILSACGHAGEVDIGACYFCSMTEEYGIPARMEHYACMVDLFGRAGRLNEAFEMIKSMPFTPDAGVWGTLLGACRVYVGECAQDTSFDERKTSPEGSWVQLD comes from the exons atgaaaattTATGCACGGACATCACCAGCAATGTTCCTGCATACCAACTGCAACCACTTTAATCATCTACGTGTTTTGTACCCAACTGTTGAACAGGCTTTGGCAAGCCAATTTGCGTCAGTCTTGCGAGCTTGTTCTGACGCTTCTGTTCTTCAACAAGGTAGGCAAGTTCACGCCCAGGTCATTCTCAGAGGAATTAGCAACGATTGTCTTTTGGGAGCAAGGGTTTTGGGAATGTACGTTCTTTGTGGCAGCTTTGAAGATGCCAAGAATACGTTCTATAAGCTTGAACGGAGGTATTCTTTGCCTTGGAATTGGATGATTAGAGGGTTTACGATAATGGGTCGGTTTGATTTTGCCTTGTTGTTTTACTTTAAGATGTTGGGTTTTGGTGCTTCTCCCGATAAGTATACTTTTCCTTATGTGATTAAGGCTTGTAATGGTTTGAATAATGTAAGTCTAGTTAAGTTAGTTAACAGAACAATTCGGTTGATGGGTTTTGAGTTGGATGTGTTTATAGCTAGTTCTTTGATCAAATTTTATGCAGAAAATGATTGTATCAATGATGCGCGatgtttgtttgataaaatgccACATAAAGATTGTGTTCTATGGAATGTCATGCTTAGTAGTTATGTGAAAAATGGAGATCCTAGTAGTGCTCTACAAATATTTTTGGAAATGAAAAATAGTGAAATTAGGCCCAATTCGGTGACATTTACTTGTATATTGTCTGTTTGTGCCTCGGAAGCAAAGATTGGTTTGGGTACTCAGCTTCATGGACTGGTTGTTAGGTATGGGTTGGAGTTGGACTCTCCTGTGGCTAACACATTGTTAGCTATGTATTCAAAATGTCGTTATTTGTTTGATGCATGTAAGTTGTTTGATACGATGCCGCAAACTGATTTGGTAACTTGGAATGGCATGATTTCTGGATTTGTACAAAATGGGTTTATGGGCGAGGCTTCACATTTATTTTGCGAGATGATATCTGTTGGTATCAAACCAGACTCGATCACCTTTGCAAGCTTCCTTCCGTCAGTTACTGAATTGGCATGTGTCAAACAAGGTAAGGAAATTCATGGTTATATGGTAAGACATGGTGTGCCTTTGGATCTATTCGTGAAGAGTGCACTTATTGATATATACTTTAAGTGCAGGAATGTGGAGATGGCACGCAAGATTTTCCTCCAAAGCGACACAATTGATGTCATAGTGTGCACAGCTATGGTTTCAGGCTTTGTGCTTAATGGAATGAATTGCGATGCTTTGGAAATTTTCAGGTGGCTGCTCAAAGAGAAGATGAGACCAAATTCTGTTACCCTGGCAAGTGTTCTGCCTGCTTGTGCTGGTTTGGCTGCTCTGAAATTGGGGAAGGAATTGCATTGTAGCATCCTCAAGAATGGGCTTGATGGGAGATGTCATGTGGGAAGTGCAATTTCGGACATGTACGCTAAATGTGGACGATTGGATCTTGCTCATCATATTTTTGGAAGAATGTCAGAAAGGGATACTGTTTGTTGGAACTCAATGATCACAAGCTGTTCCCAGAATGGCAAGCCAGAAGAGGCCATTGAACTTTTTCGTCAAATGGTGATGGAAGGAACCAGGTATGATTGTGTGGGCATATCAGCTGCTCTATCTGCATGTGCCAACTTACCTTCACTCCGTTACGGGAAAGAGATCCATGGTGTCATGGTTAAAGGTGCATTCAGCTCTGATCTTTTTGCTGAGAGTGCACTGATCGACATGTATGCTAAATGTGGAAACTTGAATTCTGCTCGCTGTGTGTTTGACACAATGCAGGGGAAGAATGAAGTTTCATGGAATAGCATAATTTCTGCTTATGGGAACCATGGTCTCCTTAAGGACTCTCTCACTCTATTCGATCaaatgttggaaaacaaattttTTCCTGATCATGTCACCTTTCTTGCTATACTATCTGCTTGTGGTCATGCAGGCGAAGTTGACATTGGAGCTTGCTATTTCTGCTCCATGACTGAGGAATATGGAATACCAGCCCGGATGGAGCATTATGCATGCATGGTAGATTTGTTTGGGCGTGCTGGTAGGTTGAATGAAGCATTTGAAATGATAAAGAGCATGCCATTCACTCCTGATGCCGGTGTTTGGGGGACATTGCTTGGTGCCTGTCGGGTCTATG TGGGGGAGTGTGCTCAAGATACGTCGTTTGATGAAAGAAAGACAAGTCCAGAAGGTTCCTGGGTACAGCTGGATTGA